A genomic stretch from Bosea sp. F3-2 includes:
- a CDS encoding universal stress protein encodes MYKSILVPVDLAEAELAQPAIAAAVSFAKVSGGVVRLIYVRSLVPVTYMEFVPADFDTEQQQDAEAKLAEIAAKVDLPADNVSAKVLLGSVHGEVLAEADAAGTDLIVIGSHEPGMLAYVIGSNASAIVRRAKCSVLVVR; translated from the coding sequence ATGTACAAGTCGATTCTGGTTCCCGTCGATCTGGCGGAGGCCGAACTTGCCCAGCCAGCGATCGCGGCTGCCGTATCCTTCGCCAAGGTATCGGGCGGCGTGGTGCGGCTGATCTATGTCCGCTCGCTGGTCCCCGTCACCTACATGGAATTCGTGCCTGCTGATTTCGATACCGAGCAGCAGCAGGATGCCGAAGCGAAGCTCGCCGAGATCGCGGCGAAGGTTGACCTGCCCGCCGATAACGTCTCGGCCAAGGTGCTGCTGGGTTCGGTCCATGGCGAGGTGCTGGCCGAGGCGGATGCTGCCGGCACCGACCTCATCGTTATCGGCTCGCATGAGCCGGGCATGCTGGCCTATGTCATCGGCTCGAACGCCTCGGCCATCGTGCGCCGGGCCAAGTGCTCGGTGCTGGTGGTACGCTGA
- a CDS encoding 2Fe-2S iron-sulfur cluster-binding protein, which yields MPNITFIDAHGESRTVEGDTGSTVMETAIRNAIPGIEAECGGACACATCHVYVDDAWIEAVGHAEPMEEDMLDFAFDVRPTSRLSCQIRIRDDLDGLVVRTPERQG from the coding sequence ATGCCGAACATCACCTTCATCGACGCTCACGGAGAGAGCCGCACCGTCGAGGGCGACACGGGCTCCACAGTGATGGAGACGGCGATCCGCAACGCGATCCCCGGCATCGAGGCCGAATGCGGCGGTGCCTGCGCCTGCGCTACCTGCCATGTCTATGTCGATGATGCCTGGATCGAAGCGGTGGGCCACGCCGAGCCGATGGAGGAAGACATGCTAGACTTCGCCTTCGACGTGCGGCCGACCTCGCGCCTCTCCTGCCAGATCCGCATCAGGGACGATCTCGACGGGCTCGTCGTGCGCACACCCGAGCGCCAGGGCTGA
- a CDS encoding Hpt domain-containing protein — translation MRRFDVHELPMPQNAIDTEHLHRQTGGDHELERELLTLFAQQCVAHLRTIHGSADRQARMDAAHTLKGAARAVGAWQVAEAADRIEHSLGDAELRLTESALDELALAAAEARAVISRFDCAA, via the coding sequence ATGCGGCGGTTTGATGTTCACGAGTTGCCCATGCCCCAGAATGCGATCGATACCGAGCACCTTCACCGCCAGACCGGCGGCGATCATGAGCTTGAGCGCGAATTGCTGACCCTGTTCGCCCAGCAATGCGTCGCGCATCTGCGCACCATCCACGGCAGCGCCGACAGGCAGGCCCGCATGGACGCGGCCCATACCTTGAAGGGCGCAGCCCGCGCCGTTGGCGCCTGGCAGGTCGCCGAAGCGGCCGACCGGATCGAGCACAGTCTTGGTGACGCGGAACTGCGTTTGACCGAAAGTGCTCTGGATGAGCTGGCGCTGGCGGCCGCCGAAGCGCGGGCGGTGATCTCGCGCTTCGACTGTGCGGCCTGA
- a CDS encoding DNA helicase — MTLSAPIHQLKRRARLLSRRERIPLHAALDRIATDEGYRSWSLLVAKQPRTETARALLPHFASGDLVLMAGRPGQGKTLASLGLLAEAMRAGRRGVFFTLEYTPADVAGRLRALGIEPDEFAGLFDCDCSDAISADYIVGTLATAPRGTVVVIDYLQLLDQRRDTPELVLQVRTLRAFARERGLILVFISQVDRSYEASGKPFPDIADVRLPNPLDLSLFDKACFLNRGEVHVRTGA, encoded by the coding sequence ATGACGTTGTCGGCCCCGATCCATCAGCTGAAGCGCAGGGCCAGGCTGCTGAGCCGCAGGGAACGGATTCCCCTCCACGCCGCTCTCGATCGTATCGCGACAGATGAAGGCTATCGCAGCTGGAGCCTGCTCGTCGCGAAGCAGCCCCGAACCGAAACGGCCCGCGCGCTGTTGCCCCACTTTGCGTCCGGCGATCTCGTTCTGATGGCCGGGCGGCCGGGCCAGGGCAAGACGCTGGCGAGCCTTGGCCTGCTGGCGGAGGCGATGAGAGCTGGCCGCCGTGGCGTCTTCTTCACGCTCGAATACACGCCGGCCGACGTGGCGGGTCGCCTGCGTGCGCTCGGCATCGAGCCGGACGAGTTCGCCGGCCTGTTCGACTGTGATTGCTCCGATGCGATCAGCGCCGACTATATCGTGGGAACGCTGGCGACGGCGCCGCGCGGCACGGTGGTCGTCATCGACTACCTGCAACTGCTCGACCAGCGGCGCGATACGCCGGAGCTGGTGCTTCAGGTGAGGACATTGCGAGCCTTCGCGCGGGAGAGGGGGCTGATCCTGGTCTTCATCTCGCAGGTGGACCGGTCCTACGAGGCGTCGGGCAAGCCGTTCCCGGACATTGCCGATGTACGGCTGCCCAACCCGCTCGACCTGTCGCTCTTCGACAAGGCCTGCTTCCTCAATCGGGGCGAGGTGCACGTCCGCACCGGGGCATAG
- a CDS encoding ABC-type transport auxiliary lipoprotein family protein: protein MTIEAALFPATKARLTALMLATGAMLAGCGGPTPTTFDLSAPSGFGKVGGSRAVMVVAEPTTVQTLDSDRVIVRDSSGALSFVGGAQWADRIPALVQARLIQTFENASRVGSVSAPGQRIQPDLQLNTNIRSFNIDAASGMAVVEITARIVGDQSGKIQRARLFSARVPAASVDGAGATQALDRALSQVLIEIVRWAR from the coding sequence ATGACGATCGAGGCAGCGCTCTTCCCGGCGACGAAGGCTCGCCTCACGGCCCTCATGCTGGCGACTGGCGCGATGCTTGCCGGCTGTGGCGGCCCGACGCCGACGACCTTCGATCTCTCGGCGCCGAGCGGCTTCGGCAAGGTCGGCGGCTCGCGCGCCGTCATGGTGGTGGCCGAGCCGACCACGGTGCAGACGCTCGATTCCGACCGGGTCATCGTCAGGGATTCGAGCGGGGCGCTTTCCTTCGTCGGTGGCGCTCAATGGGCCGACCGCATCCCGGCGCTGGTGCAGGCGCGCCTGATCCAGACCTTCGAGAACGCCAGCCGCGTCGGCTCCGTTTCGGCGCCCGGCCAACGTATTCAGCCCGACCTGCAGCTCAACACCAACATCCGCAGTTTCAACATCGACGCCGCGAGCGGGATGGCGGTGGTCGAGATCACCGCCCGGATCGTCGGTGATCAGAGTGGCAAGATCCAGCGCGCGCGCCTGTTCTCCGCCCGCGTGCCGGCTGCCTCAGTCGACGGGGCGGGAGCGACGCAGGCGCTCGACCGGGCGCTCTCGCAGGTGCTGATCGAGATTGTGCGCTGGGCGCGCTGA
- a CDS encoding MlaD family protein: MESRANYALVGLFTLAVLAAAFGFVYWFNSGGAGRKESVRVIFTGTVTGLGRGSSVLFNGLRVGEVTHIELQPDDPRRIYAVIQVASTTPLREDTRARIEAQGLAGVVALQLIGGAPDAPVLTAKPGEPMPTIIAERSELQDIIETVRNVAQKADTMLTSFDGLIKQNAGPINNTVRNVEKFSEALGKNADGVDKLMAGFGNIAETIQPLSQRLQTLSEELTGVVRSVDRQKVAAIIENVDKFTGALGGSSSDVAKVVKDAASISAKIDRAADQFEGVLKAAQSFLNAGSGADGRSAFQEVADAAKSFRTLSDNLDKRTAEITAGISRFTGPGVRDIETLASDGKKTLTEINRTLRNFERNPQQFIFGSKPPLPQYNGSR, from the coding sequence ATGGAATCGCGCGCCAACTACGCACTCGTCGGTCTCTTCACGCTCGCGGTCCTCGCTGCGGCCTTCGGCTTCGTCTACTGGTTCAACAGCGGCGGGGCAGGGCGCAAGGAGAGTGTCCGCGTCATCTTCACCGGCACCGTGACCGGCCTCGGCCGCGGATCGAGCGTGCTGTTCAACGGCCTGCGCGTCGGCGAAGTGACCCATATCGAACTGCAGCCAGACGATCCGCGCCGCATCTATGCCGTCATCCAGGTCGCCAGCACGACGCCGCTGCGCGAGGACACCCGCGCCCGCATCGAGGCGCAGGGCCTGGCCGGCGTGGTCGCGCTCCAGCTGATCGGTGGCGCACCCGATGCGCCGGTTCTGACCGCCAAGCCCGGCGAGCCGATGCCGACGATCATCGCCGAGCGCTCCGAGCTGCAGGACATCATCGAGACCGTGCGCAACGTCGCGCAGAAGGCCGACACGATGCTCACCTCGTTCGACGGGCTGATCAAGCAGAACGCCGGTCCGATCAACAACACCGTCCGCAACGTCGAGAAATTCTCCGAGGCGCTCGGCAAGAACGCTGATGGGGTCGACAAGCTGATGGCCGGCTTCGGCAACATCGCCGAGACGATTCAGCCGCTCTCGCAGAGGCTGCAGACGCTCAGTGAGGAACTGACCGGGGTGGTGCGCTCGGTCGACCGGCAGAAGGTCGCAGCCATCATCGAAAATGTCGACAAGTTCACCGGCGCGCTCGGCGGCTCGAGCTCCGATGTCGCGAAGGTCGTCAAGGATGCCGCCTCGATCTCGGCCAAGATCGACAGGGCAGCCGACCAGTTCGAGGGCGTTTTGAAGGCGGCGCAGAGCTTCCTCAACGCCGGCTCGGGCGCTGACGGCCGCAGCGCCTTCCAGGAGGTCGCCGACGCCGCCAAGTCGTTCCGCACGCTCTCCGACAATCTCGACAAGCGCACCGCCGAGATCACAGCCGGTATCAGCCGCTTCACCGGCCCGGGGGTACGCGATATCGAAACCCTCGCATCGGACGGCAAGAAGACCTTGACCGAGATCAACCGGACATTGCGCAATTTCGAGCGCAACCCGCAACAGTTCATCTTCGGCAGCAAGCCGCCGCTCCCGCAATACAATGGATCCCGCTAA
- a CDS encoding ATP-binding cassette domain-containing protein, with protein MAFPDRSPAHAAQVVSPAEQSHAGEPEAVIRVRNLKVAFGEKVIMDGLDLDVMRGEILGFVGGSGQGKSVLTRTILGLVRQARGTIEVFGENVDTLGPQQRRVLERRFGVMFQQGALFSALTVKQNIQVPMREYLHLSPDLLEELAMVKLDLVGLPLDAADKVPSELSGGMIKRAALARALALDPEIVFLDEPTSGLDPIGAAEFDDLIMTLKKTLGLTVFMVTHDLDSLYHACDRIAALADKKVIAVGPLATMLASEHPWLKAYFGGERATARLPAGERERNG; from the coding sequence ATGGCTTTCCCCGACAGATCTCCAGCCCATGCGGCGCAGGTGGTCTCGCCCGCGGAGCAGTCGCATGCGGGCGAGCCCGAAGCGGTGATCCGGGTGCGCAACCTCAAGGTGGCCTTCGGTGAGAAGGTGATCATGGACGGGCTCGACCTCGACGTGATGCGCGGCGAGATCCTTGGTTTCGTCGGCGGCTCGGGGCAGGGCAAGTCCGTGTTGACGCGTACGATCCTCGGCCTGGTGCGCCAGGCGCGCGGAACGATCGAGGTCTTCGGCGAGAACGTCGATACGCTCGGCCCTCAGCAGCGGCGCGTCCTCGAGCGTCGCTTCGGCGTGATGTTCCAGCAGGGCGCATTGTTCTCGGCGCTGACGGTCAAGCAGAACATTCAGGTGCCGATGCGCGAATATCTGCATCTGTCGCCTGACTTGCTCGAAGAACTGGCGATGGTGAAGCTCGATCTCGTCGGCTTGCCGCTCGACGCTGCCGACAAGGTTCCCTCGGAGCTCTCGGGCGGCATGATCAAGCGGGCCGCGCTCGCCCGGGCGCTTGCGCTCGATCCGGAGATCGTCTTCCTCGACGAGCCGACATCGGGCCTCGACCCTATTGGCGCGGCCGAGTTCGACGACCTCATCATGACGCTGAAGAAGACTCTCGGGCTCACCGTCTTCATGGTGACCCATGATCTCGACAGCCTGTATCATGCCTGTGACCGAATCGCCGCGCTGGCGGACAAGAAGGTGATCGCGGTTGGCCCGCTGGCGACGATGCTGGCCTCGGAACATCCGTGGCTGAAGGCGTATTTCGGTGGCGAGCGCGCCACGGCCCGGCTGCCGGCCGGGGAGCGGGAACGAAACGGCTAG
- a CDS encoding MlaE family lipid ABC transporter permease subunit has protein sequence MASVDTAEPQTTIRSDAGTVAVALAGSWSADRAPRIEELIAEIVEHLPQARHVRLDLSDVTRLDTLGAYVLNRLKAQRERDGAAIEIVSDKPEHAILLAEVQVHDEDQPAPHQHFRVVDILVDIGEAVVGFGRDMVGGAMFLGEVVVGSAGVFLGPRKFRGPSLVNQIELIAFNGAPIIMLISFLVGCIVAQQGIFQLQQFGASAFVVNLTGILILRELAVLLTSIMIAGRSGSAFTAEIGSMKMREEIDALRVMGLDPIEVLVVPRILALIISLPILTFISAMAGLVGAGLVAWLYGGIGVDTFLARLQSVITWKHFAAGLIKAPFMAFVIGLIASIEGLAVQGSAESLGRQVTASVVKAIFMVIVVDGLFAMFFASIEF, from the coding sequence ATGGCGAGCGTTGATACCGCCGAACCGCAGACGACCATCCGCTCCGATGCCGGGACGGTCGCGGTGGCGCTCGCCGGTTCCTGGAGCGCCGATCGTGCCCCGCGCATCGAGGAGTTGATCGCGGAGATCGTCGAGCATCTGCCGCAGGCGCGCCATGTGCGGCTCGATCTCTCCGACGTCACCCGTCTCGATACGCTCGGCGCCTACGTCCTCAACCGTCTGAAGGCGCAACGCGAGCGAGATGGCGCAGCCATCGAAATCGTCAGCGACAAGCCCGAGCACGCCATCCTGCTTGCGGAGGTCCAGGTCCATGACGAGGACCAGCCGGCGCCGCACCAGCATTTCCGCGTGGTCGACATTCTGGTCGATATCGGCGAGGCGGTCGTGGGCTTCGGCCGCGACATGGTCGGCGGCGCGATGTTCCTTGGCGAAGTCGTGGTCGGTTCTGCCGGCGTCTTCCTAGGTCCTCGCAAGTTCCGCGGGCCGTCCCTGGTCAACCAGATCGAGCTGATCGCCTTCAACGGCGCGCCGATCATCATGCTGATCTCGTTCCTGGTCGGCTGCATCGTCGCGCAACAGGGCATCTTTCAGCTTCAGCAGTTCGGCGCCTCGGCTTTCGTCGTCAACCTGACCGGCATCCTGATCCTGCGCGAACTCGCCGTGCTGCTGACCTCGATCATGATCGCGGGCCGCTCCGGCTCGGCCTTCACCGCCGAGATCGGGTCGATGAAGATGCGCGAGGAGATCGACGCACTGCGCGTGATGGGGCTCGACCCGATCGAGGTGCTCGTCGTGCCGCGCATTCTCGCCCTGATCATCTCTCTGCCGATCCTGACCTTCATCTCGGCGATGGCGGGCCTCGTAGGTGCCGGCCTCGTCGCATGGCTCTATGGCGGCATCGGCGTCGACACCTTCCTTGCCCGGCTGCAGTCGGTCATCACCTGGAAGCACTTTGCCGCCGGACTTATCAAGGCGCCCTTCATGGCCTTCGTCATCGGGCTGATCGCCTCGATCGAGGGACTTGCGGTCCAGGGCTCGGCGGAATCGCTTGGCCGCCAGGTCACCGCCTCGGTGGTGAAGGCGATCTTCATGGTCATCGTCGTCGACGGCCTCTTCGCCATGTTCTTCGCGTCGATCGAGTTCTGA